A stretch of Lysinibacillus agricola DNA encodes these proteins:
- a CDS encoding MBL fold metallo-hydrolase — protein MKYIISKRLKIIIVGLVLIIIASIFVYYQFLAPSADIQQYKEYYAPKTTQKTLIQDEVKVTFLGTSSLLFDDGNTQLMIDGFISRPPLLKMLPLSTVKTDADAVNNVFHKIGIDHNKLRGLFIAHTHYDHALDLAYIAKQIGTHVYGSESAINIGLGEGINVDQMSVYEVNKTMQLGDFTVTVLQSKHSPTFDEGEKINEPLKQPAIALNYHEDSSYDFLITHHNKKFFVKPSANYIEGALDDIRADVLFLGIGVLGAQDENFQNMYYEQTVRKIQPKLIIPIHWDNFTKPLTDALEAMPKFADNTKAGLDFIIQRTKVDKIDFQILQGFQSIYF, from the coding sequence TTGAAATACATAATAAGTAAAAGACTTAAGATTATTATTGTAGGATTAGTATTGATAATAATCGCTTCCATTTTTGTTTATTATCAGTTTTTAGCACCTTCAGCAGATATTCAGCAATATAAGGAATACTATGCTCCGAAAACAACGCAAAAAACATTAATTCAAGATGAGGTAAAGGTTACATTTTTAGGAACATCATCTTTATTATTTGATGATGGCAACACACAATTAATGATTGATGGTTTTATTTCTAGGCCGCCCTTATTAAAAATGTTGCCCCTCAGTACTGTGAAAACAGATGCAGATGCTGTAAATAATGTCTTTCATAAAATAGGCATTGATCATAATAAACTTCGAGGGTTGTTTATAGCTCATACACATTATGATCATGCGTTAGATTTAGCTTATATCGCTAAACAAATTGGTACGCATGTATATGGTTCAGAATCAGCGATTAACATAGGGCTTGGTGAAGGTATAAATGTGGATCAGATGTCTGTATACGAAGTAAACAAAACTATGCAGTTGGGTGATTTTACTGTCACGGTCCTTCAGTCAAAACATTCACCAACTTTTGACGAAGGGGAAAAAATAAACGAGCCACTTAAACAACCAGCTATAGCCTTAAATTATCATGAAGATTCTTCATACGATTTCTTGATTACGCATCATAATAAAAAATTCTTTGTTAAACCAAGTGCTAACTATATAGAAGGGGCATTAGATGATATTCGAGCTGATGTTTTATTTTTAGGAATAGGAGTATTAGGAGCTCAGGATGAAAATTTTCAAAATATGTATTATGAACAAACTGTGCGGAAAATACAACCGAAACTCATTATTCCAATACATTGGGACAACTTCACCAAACCATTAACCGATGCTCTTGAAGCAATGCCTAAATTTGCAGATAATACAAAAGCAGGATTAGATTTTATAATTCAAAGGACAAAAGTAGATAAAATTGATTTTCAAATACTTCAAGGTTTTCAAAGCATTTATTTCTGA
- the pckA gene encoding phosphoenolpyruvate carboxykinase (ATP) → MNSVEIANELKELLSGGNINVQLSVPQLAEKATARGEAMLTVDGAVRAETGKYTGRSPKDKYTVEEESSKDQIDWGKVNRPISSEVFDNLYVKVVKYLKERDELFVFKGFAGADKDSQLSIQVINEYAWHNLFAHQLFIRPTEEELASHVADFTVISAPNFKADPAVDGTASETFIIVSLEKKIILIGGTEYAGEIKKSIFGIMNYLLPQQGILSMHCSSNVGEAGDVALFFGLSGTGKTTLSADPDRKLIGDDEHGWSDNGVFNIEGGCYAKTINLSAEKEPEIYNAIRFGSVLENVAVDPETRVCDYDDGSLTENTRVAYPIQYIENIVDPSVAGHPKTIIFLTADAFGVLPPISKLTKEQAMYHFLSGFTSKLAGTERGVTEPEPVFSTCFGSPFLPLPATVYAEMLGQKIDEHGAQVFLVNTGWTGGEYGTGSRMKLSYTRAMVRAAIDGKLANVETIQDSVFGLNIPTSIEGVPTEVLNPRDAWADKAAYDKKAAELAGLFNENFKKFSNVSEAITNLGGPLK, encoded by the coding sequence ATGAATTCAGTAGAAATTGCAAACGAACTGAAGGAATTATTAAGCGGCGGTAACATTAATGTTCAACTTTCAGTACCACAATTAGCTGAAAAAGCTACAGCTCGTGGTGAAGCTATGTTAACAGTAGATGGTGCAGTTCGTGCAGAAACTGGCAAATACACTGGTCGTTCACCTAAAGATAAATATACGGTAGAAGAAGAAAGCTCAAAAGATCAAATTGACTGGGGAAAAGTAAACCGACCAATTTCTTCTGAAGTGTTCGATAACTTATATGTAAAAGTAGTAAAATATTTAAAAGAACGTGACGAATTATTCGTATTCAAAGGCTTTGCTGGTGCTGACAAAGATTCGCAATTAAGCATCCAAGTAATCAATGAATATGCTTGGCACAACCTTTTCGCTCATCAATTATTTATCCGTCCAACTGAAGAAGAATTAGCTTCTCATGTTGCTGACTTCACAGTTATCTCAGCTCCTAACTTTAAAGCAGACCCTGCTGTTGATGGTACAGCTTCTGAAACATTCATCATTGTATCACTTGAAAAGAAAATTATCCTAATCGGTGGTACTGAATACGCTGGTGAAATCAAAAAATCTATTTTCGGTATTATGAACTACTTATTACCACAACAAGGCATCCTTTCAATGCACTGCTCATCAAACGTTGGTGAAGCTGGCGATGTTGCATTATTCTTTGGTTTATCTGGTACTGGTAAAACTACTTTATCTGCTGATCCTGACCGTAAGCTTATCGGTGACGATGAACACGGTTGGTCTGATAATGGTGTATTCAACATCGAGGGCGGTTGCTATGCAAAAACAATTAACCTTTCTGCTGAAAAAGAACCAGAAATCTACAACGCAATCCGCTTCGGTTCTGTTTTAGAAAACGTAGCTGTTGATCCAGAAACTCGAGTTTGTGACTATGATGATGGTTCATTAACAGAAAATACACGTGTAGCTTATCCAATTCAATACATTGAAAATATTGTTGATCCATCTGTTGCAGGTCACCCAAAAACAATCATCTTCTTAACAGCTGATGCATTTGGTGTATTACCTCCAATCAGTAAATTAACAAAAGAGCAAGCAATGTACCACTTCCTAAGCGGTTTCACATCTAAACTTGCTGGTACAGAACGTGGTGTAACAGAACCAGAACCAGTATTCTCAACTTGCTTCGGTTCTCCATTCCTTCCACTTCCAGCAACAGTTTATGCTGAAATGTTAGGTCAAAAAATTGACGAGCACGGTGCACAGGTATTCTTAGTGAACACTGGTTGGACTGGTGGAGAATATGGTACTGGTAGCCGTATGAAGCTTTCTTACACTCGTGCAATGGTACGTGCTGCAATTGACGGTAAATTAGCTAATGTTGAAACAATTCAAGATTCAGTATTCGGTTTAAACATTCCAACTTCTATTGAAGGTGTACCAACAGAAGTGCTTAATCCTCGTGATGCATGGGCAGACAAAGCTGCTTATGATAAAAAAGCTGCTGAACTTGCTGGACTGTTCAACGAAAACTTCAAGAAATTCTCAAATGTTTCTGAAGCTATCACTAATCTTGGTGGTCCATTAAAATAA
- a CDS encoding alpha/beta hydrolase family protein, with the protein MTNGEIVEKRAYPSPNPAIRLTEITYMSQGLRVKGLLAEPKAEGTYDGFLYLRGGMQSIGMVRPSRVAQFAAQGFIVFAPYYRGNRGGEGRDEFAGADRYDAVYAVDVLKQFCNDNIHIYGFSRGGIMALWTAILRRDITSVVTWAGVSDATATYWERPDMRRMMKRVIGGTPNRVPEAYDARTPLFEIENITAPVLIIHGYRDENVDIEHARQLEFYLKDANKTYETWYDLRYAHQYPPTKNRETVHALCEWMKRQ; encoded by the coding sequence ATGACCAATGGGGAGATCGTTGAAAAACGTGCTTATCCTTCACCGAATCCAGCTATTCGTTTAACAGAGATTACTTATATGTCACAGGGTCTACGTGTGAAGGGATTATTAGCAGAGCCTAAGGCAGAAGGTACATATGATGGCTTTTTATATTTACGTGGAGGCATGCAAAGCATTGGTATGGTTAGACCTTCGCGTGTGGCACAGTTTGCTGCGCAAGGCTTTATCGTTTTTGCCCCATATTATCGTGGCAATCGAGGTGGAGAAGGTCGAGATGAGTTTGCAGGAGCGGATCGTTATGATGCTGTATACGCAGTAGACGTGCTAAAACAGTTTTGTAATGATAATATTCATATCTATGGCTTTTCACGTGGTGGTATTATGGCACTTTGGACTGCAATATTACGTAGAGATATTACATCCGTTGTGACATGGGCAGGAGTATCTGATGCAACAGCTACATATTGGGAGCGGCCAGATATGCGCCGAATGATGAAGCGTGTTATTGGAGGGACGCCGAATCGTGTACCAGAGGCTTATGATGCTCGAACACCTTTATTTGAGATAGAGAACATTACAGCTCCAGTACTTATTATTCATGGCTACCGTGATGAAAATGTAGATATTGAACATGCAAGACAATTAGAATTTTATTTAAAGGATGCCAATAAAACATATGAGACATGGTATGATCTTCGCTATGCTCATCAGTATCCACCGACTAAAAATAGAGAAACAGTACATGCACTTTGCGAATGGATGAAACGTCAATAA
- the metK gene encoding methionine adenosyltransferase: MTNRRLFTSESVTEGHPDKICDQISDAILDAILAEDPNARVACETTVTTGLVLVAGEITTSTYVDMKGIVRDTVAEIGYTRGKYGFDAENLAVLLAIGEQSPDIAQGVDQALEAREGSMTDADIEAIGAGDQGLMFGFACNETPELMPLPISLAHKLARRLTEARKSGELAYLRPDGKTQVTIEYDENNVPVRVDTIVISTQHDEEATLEQIQADLKEFVIAPVVPSELLDADTKYFINPTGRFVIGGPKGDAGLTGRKIIVDTYGGYARHGGGAFSGKDATKVDRSAAYAARYVAKNIVAAGLAERAEVQLAYAIGVAQPVSIAVDTFGTGKVKESEIVNWVRELFDLRPAGIIKMLNLRRPIYKQTAAYGHFGRTDLNVPWEQTDKADALKEKAGL, translated from the coding sequence ATGACAAACCGTCGACTGTTTACATCAGAGAGTGTAACAGAAGGACATCCAGACAAAATTTGTGACCAAATCTCGGATGCCATTTTAGATGCTATTTTAGCAGAAGATCCAAATGCACGTGTAGCGTGTGAAACAACAGTAACAACAGGCTTAGTATTAGTAGCAGGAGAAATTACTACTTCTACCTATGTAGATATGAAAGGTATTGTCCGCGATACTGTAGCAGAAATCGGTTATACACGAGGAAAATATGGCTTTGATGCTGAAAACCTAGCAGTGCTTCTTGCTATTGGTGAACAATCGCCTGATATTGCACAGGGTGTTGATCAAGCTTTAGAGGCGCGTGAAGGCTCTATGACTGACGCTGATATTGAGGCTATTGGTGCAGGTGACCAAGGCTTAATGTTCGGGTTTGCATGTAACGAAACACCAGAGCTTATGCCATTACCGATTAGTTTAGCGCATAAATTGGCTCGTCGTTTAACTGAAGCACGTAAATCTGGTGAACTAGCATATTTACGTCCAGACGGAAAAACGCAAGTGACGATTGAATATGATGAAAACAATGTACCAGTGCGTGTAGATACGATTGTTATTTCAACACAGCATGATGAAGAAGCGACGCTTGAACAAATTCAAGCAGATTTAAAAGAATTCGTTATTGCCCCAGTTGTTCCAAGTGAATTACTAGATGCTGATACTAAATATTTCATCAACCCAACTGGCCGTTTCGTAATAGGTGGTCCAAAAGGGGATGCTGGTCTAACTGGCCGTAAAATCATCGTTGATACATACGGTGGCTATGCACGTCATGGCGGAGGTGCTTTCTCTGGTAAGGACGCAACTAAGGTGGACCGTTCAGCGGCATATGCAGCACGCTATGTGGCAAAAAATATCGTAGCAGCAGGCTTAGCAGAACGTGCTGAAGTACAATTAGCTTATGCAATTGGTGTTGCTCAGCCAGTTTCTATTGCTGTTGATACATTTGGGACAGGAAAAGTGAAGGAAAGTGAAATTGTAAATTGGGTACGCGAGCTATTTGATTTACGTCCAGCTGGAATTATTAAAATGCTTAACCTTCGTCGCCCTATTTATAAACAAACTGCAGCATATGGTCACTTCGGTCGTACTGACTTAAATGTACCTTGGGAACAAACAGACAAAGCTGACGCATTAAAAGAAAAAGCTGGGTTATAA
- a CDS encoding aminopeptidase, whose product MQHLHEIALNILKGNLNIQSSETLVILTDVHKQDIAKIFHEAGLNITENTMLVVMPILMKSGQEPINAISSLMSNVDVTLCITSHSLTHTMARKKACENGGRVATMPGVTLAMLEQGALHADAREIEVLVEKYVNLLDPAKNVRIVKDGHELTFSIKNRLGIRSTGIVRNPGDYGNIPSGESYIAPIETSANGEILVDGSIANIGVLKEPLLLKVRNGRLEEAIGPDGPRLLELLGEDNGRIIAEFGIGANKSAILCGNVLEDEKVYGTIHIAFGSNAPFGGTNAADVHIDCVVKNPIVYFDGKQVI is encoded by the coding sequence ATGCAACATTTACATGAGATTGCACTGAATATCTTAAAAGGTAATTTAAATATTCAATCATCAGAAACACTTGTCATTCTAACAGATGTTCATAAACAAGATATCGCAAAAATTTTTCATGAAGCTGGATTAAACATTACGGAAAACACGATGTTAGTTGTGATGCCAATATTGATGAAATCCGGACAGGAGCCAATTAACGCTATATCATCGTTAATGTCCAATGTAGATGTGACACTGTGCATTACCTCCCATTCTCTAACACATACAATGGCTCGTAAAAAGGCATGTGAAAACGGTGGACGAGTTGCGACAATGCCAGGAGTTACATTAGCAATGCTTGAACAAGGTGCACTTCATGCTGATGCACGTGAAATAGAAGTCCTTGTGGAAAAATATGTTAACCTACTTGATCCTGCAAAAAATGTACGGATTGTAAAAGATGGACATGAGCTAACGTTTAGCATAAAAAATCGTTTAGGTATTCGTTCAACAGGTATTGTCCGTAATCCAGGAGACTACGGTAATATACCGTCGGGAGAGTCATACATTGCTCCTATTGAAACATCTGCAAATGGTGAAATTTTGGTCGATGGTTCAATTGCCAACATTGGGGTACTAAAGGAACCATTATTGTTAAAGGTTCGTAATGGCCGACTAGAAGAAGCAATAGGTCCAGATGGTCCACGATTACTTGAATTATTAGGTGAGGACAACGGTCGTATTATTGCAGAATTTGGTATCGGTGCAAACAAAAGTGCTATTTTATGTGGGAATGTACTTGAAGATGAAAAGGTCTATGGCACCATTCATATTGCATTTGGCAGTAATGCGCCTTTTGGTGGTACAAATGCGGCAGATGTCCATATTGATTGTGTTGTTAAAAACCCAATTGTTTATTTCGATGGTAAACAAGTTATATAG
- a CDS encoding NUDIX domain-containing protein produces the protein MFSFTDLNGLRVDLSFSRGEFEVEPKHVLVFLKHENKWLCTIHKRRGVEVPGGKQEPGETLEQAAIREVFEETGVHVKNLKWFAEYAVHDDILFCKTVFTAQFAGQEDIDFDLETSGMTWLSDEEFANHPNLSFHMKDEGMQKMLEELKQYDQWGDR, from the coding sequence ATGTTCTCATTTACAGATTTAAATGGTTTACGAGTGGATTTAAGCTTTTCAAGAGGTGAGTTTGAGGTTGAGCCTAAGCATGTACTCGTTTTTTTAAAACATGAAAATAAGTGGTTATGTACAATTCATAAACGCCGTGGTGTTGAAGTTCCAGGTGGAAAGCAAGAACCTGGAGAAACATTGGAGCAAGCGGCAATTAGGGAAGTATTTGAGGAGACCGGTGTTCATGTAAAAAATCTTAAATGGTTTGCAGAATATGCCGTTCATGATGATATCTTATTTTGTAAAACGGTCTTTACTGCACAGTTTGCAGGGCAGGAGGACATCGATTTTGATTTAGAAACGTCAGGGATGACTTGGCTATCGGATGAAGAATTTGCAAATCATCCAAATTTAAGCTTTCATATGAAGGATGAAGGAATGCAGAAAATGCTGGAGGAGTTGAAACAGTATGACCAATGGGGAGATCGTTGA
- a CDS encoding IclR family transcriptional regulator: protein MLKTLNLSIAVLKMFTKEKPSWGGRELATAMNMNHTNLYRILETFENNGFITKDPITKKYSLGIAIWEIGMNMYDSLNIDQLCMPILEKLKDTTGETAVFTVLNGLEALTLLKAEPVNKVKFSVSRGSRTPLYVGASYRSMLAFLSEEQISKVIDEPLIAYTNNTMTDANEIQDELEKIRECGYAVSKSEYTADVLALAMPIFNSEEQVVASVTVSGPTYRFTEQRISEVLEPLTEAKNEIEDIIRRYHLNFN, encoded by the coding sequence ATGCTAAAAACTTTAAATTTATCGATTGCTGTTTTAAAGATGTTTACAAAGGAAAAGCCCTCATGGGGTGGGCGTGAGCTAGCAACGGCAATGAATATGAATCATACAAATTTATATCGAATACTTGAGACATTTGAGAATAACGGATTTATTACAAAAGATCCTATTACTAAAAAATACTCTCTTGGAATTGCTATATGGGAAATTGGGATGAATATGTATGATTCGCTAAACATTGACCAGCTTTGTATGCCAATTCTTGAAAAATTAAAAGATACAACAGGTGAAACAGCTGTTTTTACAGTTTTAAATGGGCTGGAAGCGTTAACATTGCTGAAAGCAGAGCCTGTAAATAAGGTAAAATTTTCAGTTTCAAGAGGAAGTAGAACTCCTCTTTATGTAGGTGCCTCCTATCGTTCGATGCTTGCTTTCTTAAGTGAAGAGCAAATTTCAAAAGTTATTGACGAGCCTTTAATCGCCTATACCAATAATACGATGACAGATGCGAATGAAATTCAGGATGAGCTCGAAAAGATTCGAGAATGTGGTTATGCAGTAAGTAAAAGTGAATATACGGCGGACGTACTCGCACTTGCAATGCCTATATTTAATAGTGAAGAACAGGTAGTAGCTTCAGTTACTGTATCAGGCCCTACCTATCGTTTCACAGAACAACGTATTTCAGAAGTATTGGAACCATTAACAGAAGCAAAAAATGAAATTGAAGATATTATTCGTAGATATCATTTGAATTTCAATTAA
- a CDS encoding gamma carbonic anhydrase family protein yields MIYPFKGKTPKIEPSVFIADYATVTGDVTIGAETTIWFNTVIRGDVSPTIIGKRVSIQDLCCLHQSPKYPLIIEDEVTVGHQVTLHSCTIRKNALIGMGSIVLDGAEIGEGAFIGAGSLVPPGKVIPPNSLALGRPAKVVRELNAEDKEDMERIVREYAEKGQYYKSLQTQNK; encoded by the coding sequence ATGATCTATCCATTTAAAGGTAAAACACCAAAGATCGAGCCATCTGTCTTTATTGCCGATTATGCAACCGTTACTGGTGACGTTACAATAGGTGCTGAAACAACAATTTGGTTTAACACAGTTATTCGAGGTGATGTGTCACCCACAATTATCGGAAAACGAGTTAGTATTCAAGACCTCTGTTGCTTACATCAAAGCCCTAAATATCCGCTTATTATTGAAGATGAAGTAACAGTCGGACATCAAGTAACTTTACATAGCTGTACGATTCGTAAAAATGCCTTAATCGGTATGGGCTCAATAGTATTAGACGGAGCGGAGATTGGAGAGGGTGCATTCATTGGAGCGGGTAGTCTTGTACCTCCTGGCAAAGTCATTCCTCCGAATAGCTTAGCATTAGGTCGTCCAGCAAAGGTTGTACGAGAGTTAAATGCTGAAGATAAAGAAGATATGGAACGCATCGTACGTGAATACGCAGAAAAAGGTCAGTACTATAAATCTCTTCAAACACAAAATAAATAG
- a CDS encoding alpha/beta hydrolase — protein MWKWEADGQAKAVVAILHGAYENHRWYAWLIEKLRLEGFHIVMGDLPNHGVNARVSRVHDEDFKEYNKYTRHLIENAFSYNLPVFLIGHGLGATLLLHTMQKRKYECAGIILTSPWLNLKLLPGKLSNALTSLSALTANVKLTHEITLKTLTRSVEGRDEMKDEVPIMSVVSVKWYRELQQMMRNLVLLPKAEFPNMPMLVMTAEKDSITETKQTRNWLQQQEFTEFQFKEWANCYHNLFHEVEREEIFVYIRDFINNALRRIGYIIK, from the coding sequence ATGTGGAAATGGGAAGCTGATGGACAAGCAAAGGCTGTGGTTGCTATTCTTCATGGTGCATATGAAAATCACCGCTGGTATGCATGGCTTATAGAAAAACTTAGATTGGAAGGCTTCCACATAGTCATGGGAGATTTACCTAATCATGGAGTAAATGCAAGGGTTTCACGTGTCCATGATGAAGATTTTAAAGAATACAACAAATATACGAGGCATTTAATCGAGAATGCTTTTTCGTATAATTTACCTGTCTTTTTAATAGGGCATGGCCTTGGCGCAACATTATTACTACATACCATGCAAAAGCGAAAATATGAATGTGCAGGAATTATTTTAACTTCGCCTTGGTTAAATTTGAAGCTATTGCCAGGTAAACTATCAAATGCTTTAACTAGCCTAAGTGCCCTGACAGCAAATGTGAAGTTAACCCATGAAATTACATTAAAAACATTAACACGCAGTGTAGAAGGTAGAGATGAGATGAAGGATGAGGTTCCTATTATGTCAGTCGTTTCAGTGAAATGGTATCGAGAGCTACAGCAAATGATGCGTAATTTAGTGTTATTGCCTAAGGCTGAATTTCCTAATATGCCGATGTTAGTTATGACAGCTGAAAAAGATAGCATTACAGAAACTAAACAAACTCGTAATTGGCTTCAACAGCAGGAATTTACAGAGTTTCAATTCAAAGAATGGGCAAACTGTTATCATAATCTATTTCATGAAGTAGAGCGTGAAGAGATTTTTGTTTATATACGTGATTTTATTAATAATGCTCTCCGAAGAATTGGCTATATCATTAAGTAG
- a CDS encoding alpha/beta hydrolase has protein sequence MKRKYKVIITIVSLLLVLFVGAGFFAGNYFYNLALNPNTDKSAVLNAPHNSIAVSPEDAKEKEESEKWFKENFEDSFIQSFDDLKLHAYTLKNTNETNKWAIVFHGYSSDGSQMSKSAKHFYDTGFNVIIPDARAHGKSEGDYIGMGWHDRLDVVSWINNVISSDKNAEIVLYGVSMGGATVMMASGEDLPDNVKAIIEDCGYSSVWGEFSYQLQEIFNLPTFPIMHFSSIVTKLRADYTLGEANTVEQVAKSKTPMLFIHGSNDTFVPSDMLNEVYEAANVPKEKFIVEGAGHGGAESVAGDSYWKTINNFLAKYVE, from the coding sequence ATGAAAAGAAAATATAAAGTGATTATTACCATTGTCAGTCTTCTATTAGTATTGTTTGTTGGTGCTGGATTTTTTGCAGGGAATTATTTTTATAATCTAGCCTTAAATCCGAATACAGATAAATCAGCCGTGCTTAATGCGCCGCACAATTCTATTGCTGTTAGCCCTGAGGATGCTAAAGAAAAAGAAGAAAGTGAAAAGTGGTTTAAAGAGAATTTTGAGGACTCTTTTATACAGTCTTTCGATGATTTGAAATTACATGCCTATACGCTTAAAAATACAAACGAAACAAATAAATGGGCAATTGTTTTTCATGGATATTCATCTGATGGCTCACAAATGTCAAAGTCTGCTAAGCATTTTTATGATACAGGCTTCAATGTTATCATACCAGATGCAAGGGCTCATGGAAAAAGTGAGGGTGACTATATTGGGATGGGCTGGCATGATCGACTTGATGTAGTTTCATGGATTAATAATGTTATCAGTTCTGATAAAAATGCTGAAATTGTTTTGTATGGTGTTTCCATGGGAGGTGCTACAGTGATGATGGCCTCAGGAGAAGATCTACCTGACAATGTTAAGGCTATTATTGAGGATTGCGGTTATTCCTCAGTTTGGGGTGAATTCTCCTATCAATTGCAAGAAATCTTTAATTTACCCACCTTTCCTATTATGCACTTTTCTTCAATTGTTACGAAATTAAGAGCTGACTATACACTTGGTGAAGCTAATACTGTAGAGCAAGTAGCCAAATCGAAAACGCCGATGCTGTTCATTCATGGTAGTAATGATACATTTGTCCCTTCTGATATGCTAAATGAAGTATATGAGGCTGCCAATGTACCGAAAGAGAAATTTATAGTTGAAGGTGCTGGACATGGCGGTGCAGAAAGCGTTGCTGGTGACTCTTATTGGAAAACTATTAATAACTTTTTAGCAAAATATGTAGAGTAA
- a CDS encoding M20 family metallopeptidase — MNDFQELKLRLINEVENNKNELIEFCSKLIQIPSVNPPGDTTEITNFIENYLNEVNIPYEKYESADNMFNLVASIGNDGGKELVYCGHTDVVPVGDLSKWDFNPFSGEVKDGWMLGRGASDMKAGLAGIIFATKMLKKLNIELPGKLTLAIVPDEETGGEYGVPWLLERGLIKGDGCLIAEPSSPLNPTIGQKGSYWFELEVRGEPGHGSLSPLAGKNAIVDAIRAINEIRTLWDLTINIPEEVQPLIEVSKKYMREVEKDRLKYQEVLEKITVNIGTIEGGTKSNVIPDYCKVQVDCRLPFGITQEEVSEILKNKLDALNIDYLIKRFGFKSVANYTPAENPVCKSIVENISFVTGKEAYGVMQWASSDARHFRQYDIPVLQYGPAYLPSIHGYNEKVRVEDIVRCAKVYITAVIDFLYQK; from the coding sequence ATGAATGATTTTCAAGAGCTCAAACTGCGATTAATCAATGAAGTTGAAAATAACAAGAATGAATTAATTGAATTTTGTTCTAAATTAATTCAAATACCAAGTGTCAATCCCCCCGGAGATACAACTGAAATTACAAATTTTATAGAAAATTATTTAAATGAAGTGAACATTCCATATGAAAAATATGAATCTGCAGATAATATGTTTAACTTAGTAGCTTCTATTGGTAATGATGGGGGTAAGGAGTTAGTCTATTGTGGACATACAGATGTTGTTCCGGTTGGAGATCTTTCAAAATGGGATTTTAATCCTTTTTCTGGGGAAGTGAAGGATGGCTGGATGCTTGGCCGTGGGGCAAGTGACATGAAGGCAGGTTTAGCAGGTATTATTTTTGCAACAAAAATGCTGAAAAAATTAAATATTGAATTACCTGGAAAGCTAACATTAGCGATTGTGCCAGATGAAGAGACTGGTGGCGAGTATGGGGTTCCTTGGCTTTTAGAGCGTGGTTTAATAAAGGGGGATGGCTGTTTAATTGCAGAGCCTTCTTCACCTTTAAATCCTACAATTGGTCAAAAAGGTTCATATTGGTTTGAATTAGAAGTGCGTGGGGAACCAGGACATGGAAGCTTGTCACCATTAGCCGGGAAAAACGCCATTGTAGATGCTATTCGTGCTATCAATGAAATTCGTACATTATGGGATCTTACTATTAATATTCCTGAAGAAGTACAGCCTCTTATTGAAGTATCAAAAAAATATATGCGTGAAGTTGAAAAAGATCGCTTGAAATATCAAGAAGTTCTAGAGAAAATTACTGTAAATATTGGTACAATTGAGGGAGGTACGAAGTCCAACGTTATTCCAGATTATTGTAAGGTTCAGGTAGATTGCCGCCTACCATTCGGTATTACTCAAGAAGAAGTATCTGAAATTTTGAAAAATAAATTGGATGCATTGAATATTGACTATTTGATAAAACGTTTTGGATTTAAAAGTGTGGCAAACTACACCCCAGCGGAAAATCCAGTATGTAAATCAATTGTTGAAAATATTTCATTTGTTACGGGAAAAGAGGCGTATGGCGTTATGCAATGGGCAAGTAGCGACGCTCGTCATTTCAGACAATATGATATTCCCGTGCTGCAATATGGTCCAGCTTATTTACCAAGTATTCATGGCTATAACGAAAAAGTACGTGTTGAGGATATCGTACGCTGCGCAAAAGTGTATATTACTGCTGTAATTGATTTCCTATATCAAAAGTAA